One Trachemys scripta elegans isolate TJP31775 chromosome 4, CAS_Tse_1.0, whole genome shotgun sequence genomic region harbors:
- the LOC117877388 gene encoding dispanin subfamily A member 2b-like, which yields MACKEQTVSIDLQSRGLPPPYPGTQQGFPAEQPRDFVLWSLFNVLLCQKLACLGCLGFPALIFSIKARDRKVLGDLEGARSYGTTAKVLNIIGSLLVVVAIAVVLFFCFWRP from the exons ATGGCGTGCAAGGAGCAGACCGTGAGCATCGACCTGCAGTCCCGGGGCCTGCCTCCCCCCTACCCCGGCACCCAGCAGGGCTTCCCGGCAGAGCAGCCGCGCGATTTCGTGCTCTGGTCCCTCTTCAACGTGCTGCTGTGCCAGAAGCTCGCCTGCCTGGGCTGCCTGGGCTTCCCCGCGCTTATCTTCTCTATCAAG GCCCGAGATCGGAAAGTACTGGGGGACCTGGAAGGTGCTCGGAGCTATGGCACCACCGCCAAGGTGTTAAATATCATCGGATCACTGCTGGTGGTAGTTGCTATTGCTGTGgtccttttcttttgcttttggaGACCTTAA